The Sulfitobacter geojensis genomic interval TTTATGTGACGCACGATCAGGTCGAAGCGATGACAATGGCCGACCGCATTATAGTGCTGAATGAAGGCCGCATAGAACAAATCGGCACACCTGCCGAAATCTACCACCGCCCCGCATCGACTTTTGTGGCGAGCTTTATGGGCGCTCCACCGATGAACCTGCTCAATGCAAATTGTTCAGGTGGGAAGGTGTTCGTTGGCGGCAATATAGAGGTGGCTGCGGGCAATGCAGATGGACCCGTTGTCTTGGGTATTCGTCCCGAAGACATTGCAATTGGAGAGGCCTGCGATACCGCGTTTACAGTTGATATTGTCGAAGAACTTGGGGCGCATCGTCTTTTGCACGGCAAGCTGGACGGACAAGACCTAACCATCCATGTAGGAAAGGATACAGCCGTGTCCGCTGGCCCAATCAAGATGTCCATCGACCCAAGCGCAGTCGTTTTATTCGACGCTGAAACGGGAACGGCACTATGATCACTACGCAAGTGTTTGAATTGCCACCGATCACGGATGTAGATCGTCACAATATCCTCGCGGCGCCGCGCACAGCTGACGCGCACCGCGCACTACTCGCTGAGGTGCCCGCGATGAATGCGGTTCAGATCGGTGGAACCGCGTCGCGCATCAAATTGCCGAACCAGTTCACTGTCGCGGCATGGAACGTGGAGCGCTGCCTGTTTCCCGAAGATACCGCGGCCCATCTTGCCCCTAGCGCCTGCGACATTGTGCTATTGTCCGAGGTCGACCATGGCATGGCCCGCACAGGCCAACGCCACACCACCGAAGTGATGGCCGCCCAGCTTGGCATGGCCTACGCTTTCGGGGTCGAGTTTCATGAGCTTGATTTAGGCGGGGCAACCGAACGTGCCTTCTGCAAGGATGATTTCAATGCGCTGGGTTGGCACGGCAATGCGATCTTGTCGTCTGTGCCGTTCGAACGCACGGCCATGATCCGGCTGGATGATCACGGGCATTGGTTCGCCAGCGACATGGCAAATGTAGACACAGAGCAACCGCGACTTGGTGGTCGCATGGCTATTATTGCCATTGTTCCAACCGAAAGCGGGCCCCTGTGCGTTGTCTCGGCACATCTTGAAAGCAATGCAGATGCGGCGCATCGACATACACAAATGCGTGGTCTACTTGATGCAATTGATACCTTTGCGCCTGGCATTCCTGTCCTGATCGGGGGGGACTTGAACACTGGAAATCAATTGGCCCCCAATTTTGACTGGCGCGATGAAACCTTGTTTTCATTCGCAGAGGACCGTGGCTATGCGTGGGATTTCACCGCGCCAGGAAACACCACCCGTCCTAGTCTCATTACGCGCCATCCTGCTCGGGAAATGAAGCTTGACTGGTTTGCAGGTCGCGACTTGAAAAGTCTGGATTCCGGCGTCGTTGCGTCGACTATGGGGGACGGAAAGCCATTATCGGATCACGATTATGTTTGGTGTAAAGCTGAATT includes:
- a CDS encoding endonuclease/exonuclease/phosphatase family protein, yielding MITTQVFELPPITDVDRHNILAAPRTADAHRALLAEVPAMNAVQIGGTASRIKLPNQFTVAAWNVERCLFPEDTAAHLAPSACDIVLLSEVDHGMARTGQRHTTEVMAAQLGMAYAFGVEFHELDLGGATERAFCKDDFNALGWHGNAILSSVPFERTAMIRLDDHGHWFASDMANVDTEQPRLGGRMAIIAIVPTESGPLCVVSAHLESNADAAHRHTQMRGLLDAIDTFAPGIPVLIGGDLNTGNQLAPNFDWRDETLFSFAEDRGYAWDFTAPGNTTRPSLITRHPAREMKLDWFAGRDLKSLDSGVVASTMGDGKPLSDHDYVWCKAEFTE